The sequence GGTTGCGCCAGAAGTCCCAGTGGTCGAGGTCTCGCCACTCGCCCGCGGTGAGCTGGCCGGGCTCGGGGGTGACGCCGCCGGAGCCGCCCTGGTCGCCGCCGCCGGTGCCACCCGTGGCGCTGCCGCCGGTGCCGCCGGCACCACCAGTGCCACCAACGCCGCCGGCGCCGCCGGCGCCGCCCGTGCCACCGGTGCCGCCCCCCGTCCCGCGCCCGGGGGAGTCCTCGTAGGTATCGCCGCCGTGGCCACCAGCGCTGTTGTCGGCGTCGTCGCCGCCGCAACCGGCGAGCACGACGAGAAGGGCGACGAGCAGGATCCAGGTCTTGCGCCACATCGTGAGCCTCCCGGCACCGGAGAGCAGGTGCGCGTACCGGAAGGAAAGCGCACCGCCCGGCTGCTTGCCAGCAGGCCGTGCGACTTCGCGTATGCAGGACGGAATACGGGCGGTCGATCGCGGAGGTCAGTGCGGCGGCCGCTCGGGGCCGTGGCGCTGCGCTTCACGCTCGTGCTCGTGCAGCTCGTGCTCGAGCTCGTGCAGCTCGTGCTGGAGCTCGTGCTCCGTCCGGGCCTTCAGCACCCGCTGGGTCTCCGTCTCGACCTCGGTCTCGACCTGCCTGCGCCGGACGAGCCCCTGGGTCTCGTCGACCCAGAAGAAGATCACCCGGAGGAAGGCGGCGATCACCACCACCAGGTAGCTCGAGAGGAACCAGTCGATGGCCCAGCCGAACCAGCCCCAATCCGGCGCGATCTGCACGTAGTAGAGGTCGGTGAGCGGGACGAGGACGAAGGCGATCCAGTGCGAGTTGCAGTAGGGGCAGGAGACGAGGTAGCCCAGCCACGTCTCCTTGCCGCCGAGGCGGCGGCGCAGGGGCGCGCAGATCCGCTCGTGGGCGATCGTGTACGAGATCCCCATCGTCACCGCGGAGACGAAGAAGAGCTTGAGCAGATTCGGCTCGATGGCGCGGCTCCTTCCCGAGGCCCCTGGGCGAAGGTGGGCACCGGGCGGGGCCGCTTCAACGAGCGGGCAGGCCGCTTCAGGCCCTGGCGGGCAGGCGCAGGATCTGGCGCGCCTGGTCGGGCGTCGCCACCTGCCGGTCCTTCGCCCGGGCGAGATCGACCACCCGCTCCACCAGCTCGAAGGAGCCCTTCGCGAGGACGCCCTTGCTCACGTAGACGTTGTCCTCGAGGCCGACCCGGACGTTGCCGCCCAGCTCGATCGCCAGCTCCGCCATCGGCAGCTGGTGGCGCCCCACCCCCGCCACGGTGAAGGTCGATCCCTCGGGGAGCTGGGAGCGGAGGAACTCGATCGCCGAGCGCCTGGCTGCCAGTGCGCCGGGCACACCGAGGACGAAATCGAAGTGGGCCGGCAGGTCGAGCAGGCCCTCCTTCGCCAGGGCGAAGGCCTCGTCGACCATCCCGGCGTCGAAGCACTCGATCTCCGGCACGATGCCCGCCGCGCGCATGCGCCGGGCGATCTCCCGCACCAGCGGCCGCGGGTTCCAGAAGACGTCGTCGCCGAAGTTGACGGTGCCGGTGGTGAGGGTGGCCATCTCCGGCTTCGCCCTGCCTTCGAGGGTGAGGGGCTGCGCCCGCTCGTCCACGCTCATGCCCACCGCGCCGCCGGTGCTGGTCTGGCAGACGAGGTCGGGGGCCAGCTCCCGGATCCGCTCGATGGTCTGGCGAAAGAGCTCGGCGCTCTGGGAGGGCTTTCCATCCGGCTCGCGCACGTGGAGATGGACCATCGACGCGCCGGCGTCGCGGCAGCGCCTGGCCTCCTGGGCGATCTCCTCGGGGCTGATCGGCAGGTAGGGGGTCTGCTCGCGGGTGGTCTCGGCGCCGACGAGCGCTGCGGTGATGACGAGCGGGGAGAAGGCCATCGGATACCTCCGCGGTTGGGCTGCCACGTTGCCAAGAGCGATCCCGCCGGGCAAGCGTTACGTCACCCGCAGCGATGGCAGCGGAAGTCCCTCGATCTGTCGCGTCGGGTCCCTCCATTCGCCCCCGCGCTCCGTTACGTTCGGGGCGATACGCACGCGGTCCTACCCTGGAGGTCGAAAGATGAACCGCATCCTCGTTGCCCTGGCCCTCGCTGCTGCCGCTACCGGCTGCGCCCACGTCCCCGCGGAAACGCCCCACGCGGCCACGCCCACCGCGACCTGGGACGCGGCCCTCGGCGAGGGTCCCCGGGTCGAGGTGATCCCGCTCCTCACCGGCGAGATCCAGGTCGACCGCAGCTTCCTCCTCGACTTCGACAACGGCCACCTGCACGACCGCACCGACGCGAAGAAGTGGGTGCCGGTGCTGGCCTATCTCGTCCGCCACCCCACGCAAGGAGATCTGCTCATCGACACCGGCTTCGATCACACCTTCGCGGAGAGCGGCCACGGCAACCTCGGCGGCATCGCCTTCCTCGCCTCCTTCGCCAGGCAGCAGCAGGGGCACGACGTGGTCTCGCTCCTGCGGGAACTGGAGGTGGATCCCGCCCGCTTGCGGATGATCGTCCTCTCGCACATGCACCCGGACCACACCGCCGGCTTGCCCGATCTGCCGAAGACGGTGCCGGTGATCACCGGGCCCGGCGCGGTGGAGAGCTACGGCGGCCCGTGGTACGCGCCGGCCGACCACCTCGCCGGGATCGAGTCCCTGCGGGCGCTGGCGCTGCCGGACGAAGGCGCGGTGGACCTCTTCGGCGACGGATCGCTGCTCGTGCTCCCCACCCCCGGCCACGCTGCCGGAAACCTCTCCTTCCTGCTCCGCGCGCAGGGCGGCCCCGTTCTGCTCACCTGCGATGCGTCGCATACCCGGGAGGGCTTCGATCTCGGCGTGGCCCCTGGTGGTGTCGACGACCGGGCCACCGCCGACGCCTCGCTCGATGCGCTGCGCCGCTTCGTCGCTGCCCATCCGATGGTCCGGGTGAAGGCGGGCCACGAGGCGAGCGATTGGGATCTCACCCGCGGGATCCAGGACGCGCTCTGAACGATCGCGACCGGAGTCAGTGCCGCTCGCGCCACGTCCCCGGCGTCTCGCCCATCCACGCCTTGAAGGCGCGGTGGAAGGCGCGGGGCTCGGAGTAGCCGAGGAGGAACGCGACCTCGGCGATCGAGACCCTTCGGTCCTCGAGGTAGCGCACCGCGAGGCCGCGGCGGAGGGCCTCGAGCTCCTCGCCGAACGAGGTGCCGATCTCCGCGAGCCTGCGGTGGAGCGTGCGGGTGCTCATGTGCAATCGCGCCGCCACCGCTTCGGCGGTGGGTGTGCCGCCCCGGAGCTCGGCGGCGAGGATCTCGCGCACCCTCCCCTCGAAGGGAGCCACCTGTGGAAGCGCATCGAGGAGGGCATCGGCGTGTCGCTCGAGCACCGCGCAGAGCCCGGGATCCGCAGCGGGGAGCGGCAGCTCGAGGTGGGACCGGTCGATCTCGATGATGCCGTTGGGGGCGCCGAAGACGACCTGCTTCGTCCCGAAGAAGCGCTCGAATTCGGAAGGATCGCCCGGGGCGGCGTGGGGCACTTCGATGCGGCGGGCGGCGATGGGCATGCCGCTCCAGTTCCGCAGCGCCGCCAATCCCGCGGCGAGGGTGAAGTCCGCCGCCTGCGGCGCCGGTCCGGGCAGGCCGGCGCGGAAGCGGTGGCGCACGATCGCGCGGTCGCCCTTCTCCTCGAGGGAGAATTCGGCGACGTCGTGGAGCAGCCGGTTGTAGCGGATCACCCGCTCCAGGGCGCCGCGCACGTTGGCGGCTGCTCTGCAGACGTAGTCGAAGACGTCGAAGGGGCCTGCGGTGTAGCGGGCGCCTGCATGGAGGCCGAAGAGGGGGTCGCCGACGTGCTTCGCAGCGAGCTCCCAGAGCCGCTCCTCGAGGTCCAGCGGGATCCGGGCATCGGCGCTCTTCGCCGCGGCAGGCTCGAAGCCGGCCTCCGCCGCCACCGCGGCAGGGTCGCCGCCCATCGCCTGCACCACGGCGAGGATGACGTGCGCCAGGCGCGCGGAGACGGTGGGCTGGAGGCTCTCTGCCACGATCCTTTCAATCCTTGCGGAAGCGCTGCTTGGCCTTCGGGGTGACGCAGGTGCCCGAGGCGCGGGTGACGACGATCGGCGGGTCGAGGACCTCGCAGGCGGAATCGCTGCCGGGCAGCGGGCGGATCACCTTGCGGGCCTCGAAGCGCATCTTCCGCGAGGTGTTGCCCTTCTCGACGATCTGCCCTTCCGCCTCGATGTAGTCGCCGGCGTAGACCGGGGCGAGGAACTCGACGCTGTCGTAGGCGCGGAAGAGGCCCTCGTCGCCGTCGAGGCGGATGAGGAGCTCGGTGGCCACGTCGCCGAAGAGGGCGAGCATGCGGGCGCCGTCGACCAGGTTTCCGCCGTAATGCGCGTCGGCCTGGCTCATGCGCAGGCGGATCGTGACCTTCTCATCCACGGGCATCTGCGTTCCTCCGGTGTGCTCGCTCTCTACCACGGCGCGCCTCAGGCGAGGCGTCGGAAGAGGCCGGGGTACACCTGCACGAGCCCGTCCTCGTCCACCTGCAGCGATGCGGTGAAGCCGGAGCGCAGCGATTCGAAGAGCACCGCTGCGGGGCCGGTGCGGGTGTAGCGCTGGGCGGATTTCCCCACCTCGAGGGTGCCCTCGCGGATCCAGGCGACGTCGATCTCGTGGGGCCTGTGATCCTGGAGGCCGATGCGGCGGATGGGCAGCGTGTTGGTGAGGGGCGACCAGCCGAAATCGACGTCGATGCAGCCGTCGAGATCGGGGCGCTGGTCACCGTTCACCCGCCAGCGGGTGCCGACGCGGTCGAGGACGAGGGTGGTGCGGCTGGGCCCGAGCCCCCAGTTCGCTTCCGCCCGCAGCGTGACCCAGCTCGCGTCGAGAACGAGGCGGTAGTCGGCGGCGACCGCGTGGCCCTGGTGGCTGCCGACGAAATGCGCGTCCGCCTCCCAGCCGCCGTTCTCGAGCTGTTGGAGGCAGATCGACTCCCAGCCCGGTTCGTCGAGCCGCTGCCAGAGGACCCGGCGGGTGCACTGCGCTTCGTTCATGGCTTCCTTCCCGCGAAGAGGATCCGCTTGAAACCGTAGAAGACGGGCCGCTCGGGGAAGCGGGCACGGAGCCGCTCGCGATAGCGCGCGAGGAAGGGCTCGTGCATCTCGTCCGGCAGGCGCTCCAGCCAGGGGACCAGGGTCGTGCCCTTCGTCCATTCCAGCAGGGCGTCGGCATCCTCGAGCAGATGGGGATAGACCTTCAGAAAGGCCGTGATCGATTCGGCGCCGCAGCCGTGGAGGATCTCTGCGTAGCGCTCCACCGGCAGGACCGTGTTCTCCCGGGACCAGCCGCCGAGGGCCTCGGCGAAGGGCGCCTCTGCTGCCAGCTGCCCGATGGCGACGTGGGTGAAGTGGTCGTGGTTGGCGGGGATCTGCACCGCGAGCTGGCCCTCGTGGGCGAGGCGCTCCCACAAGGTCGGGATCAGCTTCTCGTGGTCCTCGGCCCAGTGGATGGCGGCGTGGGAGAAGATGACGTCCCATCTGCCGCCGATCTCCCGGAGATCGCAGCGCTCGAAGCGCAGGCCGGGGCGGGACCAGGTCTGCGCCTGCTCGAGCATCTGCGGCGAGGTGTCGATGCCGAGGACCTTGCTGCCCGGGAGCGCGTCGGAGAGGCGGGCGGTGAGCTCGCCGGTGCCGCAGCCGAGATCGACCACGTGCATGCCCTTGCGGACCTGGAGGAGCTGGAGCAGGTCGACGAAGGGGGCGGAGCGTTCTGCCTGGAACTTCAGGTATTGCTGCGGATCCCACGCCATGGCCGTAGCGTTGCGCGGCGGGGGCGCAGGGGCAAGGGGCGTGTGGTCGAAACGAGGCGCGGCGGGTCGGGTTCACTGCCCCCGCCGCGTCGTCTCCTGGCGCGTGGGTGTCAGCGCTCGTGGACCGGCGTCTTGCCTTCCTTCTTCAGCACGGCGCTGTAGAGGTAATTGGCCACGTCGGAGGGTTTGGTGCCGGGGCCGAAGCCCGCGTCGAAGCCGATCTCCAGCGCCAGCTTGTGGTCGATGCGCGGGCCGCCGAGCAGGAGGATGAAGCGGTCGCGCAGCCCCTTCTCGGTGAGCATCTCCACCAGCTGCCGGGAGTTGTCCTTGTGCACGTCGCGCTGGGTCACGATCTGCGAGACGAGGATCGCGTCGGCGTTCATCTCGACGGCCCTGGCGACGATCGCCTCGTTGAGAACCTGGGAGCCCATGTTGAGCGCGTCGAACATGGGGTAGCGCTCCAGGCCGTAGTCCTGGTTGTAGCCCTTCATGTTCATGATCGCGTCGATGCCGACCGCGTGGGCGTCGGTACCGGTGCAG comes from Vulgatibacter sp. and encodes:
- a CDS encoding DUF1360 domain-containing protein; this encodes MGISYTIAHERICAPLRRRLGGKETWLGYLVSCPYCNSHWIAFVLVPLTDLYYVQIAPDWGWFGWAIDWFLSSYLVVVIAAFLRVIFFWVDETQGLVRRRQVETEVETETQRVLKARTEHELQHELHELEHELHEHEREAQRHGPERPPH
- a CDS encoding 3-keto-5-aminohexanoate cleavage protein → MAFSPLVITAALVGAETTREQTPYLPISPEEIAQEARRCRDAGASMVHLHVREPDGKPSQSAELFRQTIERIRELAPDLVCQTSTGGAVGMSVDERAQPLTLEGRAKPEMATLTTGTVNFGDDVFWNPRPLVREIARRMRAAGIVPEIECFDAGMVDEAFALAKEGLLDLPAHFDFVLGVPGALAARRSAIEFLRSQLPEGSTFTVAGVGRHQLPMAELAIELGGNVRVGLEDNVYVSKGVLAKGSFELVERVVDLARAKDRQVATPDQARQILRLPARA
- a CDS encoding MBL fold metallo-hydrolase — encoded protein: MNRILVALALAAAATGCAHVPAETPHAATPTATWDAALGEGPRVEVIPLLTGEIQVDRSFLLDFDNGHLHDRTDAKKWVPVLAYLVRHPTQGDLLIDTGFDHTFAESGHGNLGGIAFLASFARQQQGHDVVSLLRELEVDPARLRMIVLSHMHPDHTAGLPDLPKTVPVITGPGAVESYGGPWYAPADHLAGIESLRALALPDEGAVDLFGDGSLLVLPTPGHAAGNLSFLLRAQGGPVLLTCDASHTREGFDLGVAPGGVDDRATADASLDALRRFVAAHPMVRVKAGHEASDWDLTRGIQDAL
- a CDS encoding AraC family transcriptional regulator, whose protein sequence is MAESLQPTVSARLAHVILAVVQAMGGDPAAVAAEAGFEPAAAKSADARIPLDLEERLWELAAKHVGDPLFGLHAGARYTAGPFDVFDYVCRAAANVRGALERVIRYNRLLHDVAEFSLEEKGDRAIVRHRFRAGLPGPAPQAADFTLAAGLAALRNWSGMPIAARRIEVPHAAPGDPSEFERFFGTKQVVFGAPNGIIEIDRSHLELPLPAADPGLCAVLERHADALLDALPQVAPFEGRVREILAAELRGGTPTAEAVAARLHMSTRTLHRRLAEIGTSFGEELEALRRGLAVRYLEDRRVSIAEVAFLLGYSEPRAFHRAFKAWMGETPGTWRERH
- a CDS encoding hotdog fold domain-containing protein — its product is MPVDEKVTIRLRMSQADAHYGGNLVDGARMLALFGDVATELLIRLDGDEGLFRAYDSVEFLAPVYAGDYIEAEGQIVEKGNTSRKMRFEARKVIRPLPGSDSACEVLDPPIVVTRASGTCVTPKAKQRFRKD
- a CDS encoding putative glycolipid-binding domain-containing protein, coding for MNEAQCTRRVLWQRLDEPGWESICLQQLENGGWEADAHFVGSHQGHAVAADYRLVLDASWVTLRAEANWGLGPSRTTLVLDRVGTRWRVNGDQRPDLDGCIDVDFGWSPLTNTLPIRRIGLQDHRPHEIDVAWIREGTLEVGKSAQRYTRTGPAAVLFESLRSGFTASLQVDEDGLVQVYPGLFRRLA
- a CDS encoding methyltransferase domain-containing protein, which gives rise to MAWDPQQYLKFQAERSAPFVDLLQLLQVRKGMHVVDLGCGTGELTARLSDALPGSKVLGIDTSPQMLEQAQTWSRPGLRFERCDLREIGGRWDVIFSHAAIHWAEDHEKLIPTLWERLAHEGQLAVQIPANHDHFTHVAIGQLAAEAPFAEALGGWSRENTVLPVERYAEILHGCGAESITAFLKVYPHLLEDADALLEWTKGTTLVPWLERLPDEMHEPFLARYRERLRARFPERPVFYGFKRILFAGRKP
- a CDS encoding B12-binding domain-containing protein: MGHMIRPYGDRKDDGVVQLSFVLPVAASEKAREAARQLLARQGFVDVLVAQMEKAGEGYTFFVCYGKTQLALDYDTIEVPEVKIHKLGFDALNEAIERDLGRKIVVVGGCTGTDAHAVGIDAIMNMKGYNQDYGLERYPMFDALNMGSQVLNEAIVARAVEMNADAILVSQIVTQRDVHKDNSRQLVEMLTEKGLRDRFILLLGGPRIDHKLALEIGFDAGFGPGTKPSDVANYLYSAVLKKEGKTPVHER